The nucleotide sequence CTTCTTCGGGCAGTGCGTAATCTTGCAGGCTGCCGTTCAAATAGGCCTGGTAGGCAGAGAGATCAAAGTGGCCGTGTCCCGACAGGTTGAAAAGAATAGTGCGCTTTTCACCTTTTTCTTTGGCATCGAGGGCTTCATCAATTGCGGTACGGATGGCATGTGCGGTTTCCGGGGCGGGGATGATGCCCTCAGCATGGGCAAACATCAGGGCGGCTTCAAAGGTCGCTAATTGTGGCACGGCTTTGGTTTCAATCAAACCGGCATCGACCAGCGCACAGACACTGGGAGCCATGCCGTGGTAGCGCAACCCACCCGCGTGGATGGGCGGCGGTACGAAAGCGTGCCCCAGAGTGAACATTTTGACGATGGGCGCCATTTGTGCGGTATCGCCGTAGTCGAAGGCATAAGGTCCGCGCGTCAGAGTGGGGGTTGCGGTGGGCTCGACGGCTACAAAGCGGGTGTTGGCCCCGTTGAGCAGATTTTCACGCAAGAAAGGGTAAGCGATCCCGGCGAAGTTTGAGCCGCCGCCCACACAGCCAATCACCACATCGGGGTATTCATCGGCTAAATCCATCTGTTTTATGGCTTCGTCGCCGATCACGCTCTGGTGCATAAGGACGTGATTGAGTACCGATCCCAGGCTGTATTTCTTGGCTCCGCCGGAGGTTGCCGCGGCTTCGACGGCTTCTGAAATCGCAATACCTAACGAGCCAGGGCTATCGGGGGTTTCGGCTAAAACCGAACGCCCGTACTGGGTGTGCTCGGAGGGGCTGGCGTAGACCTTGCCGCCAAACGATTCCATTAGCACGCGCCGGTAGGGTTTCTGCTGATAGGAAATTTTGACCA is from Chloroflexota bacterium and encodes:
- a CDS encoding TrpB-like pyridoxal phosphate-dependent enzyme; the encoded protein is MSQTKFTLSENDIPKQWYNINADSPVPPTPVLNPQTKEPVTPDFLSVLFPMELILQEISTERYIDIPEEVREIYKLWRPTPLIRARRLEKALGTPAHIYFKHEGVSPSGSHKPNTAVAQAFYNKAAGTKALTTETGAGQWGSALSLSGKFFDLPVEVYMVKISYQQKPYRRVLMESFGGKVYASPSEHTQYGRSVLAETPDSPGSLGIAISEAVEAAATSGGAKKYSLGSVLNHVLMHQSVIGDEAIKQMDLADEYPDVVIGCVGGGSNFAGIAYPFLRENLLNGANTRFVAVEPTATPTLTRGPYAFDYGDTAQMAPIVKMFTLGHAFVPPPIHAGGLRYHGMAPSVCALVDAGLIETKAVPQLATFEAALMFAHAEGIIPAPETAHAIRTAIDEALDAKEKGEKRTILFNLSGHGHFDLSAYQAYLNGSLQDYALPEEAIQAALEQLPEVNL